The following are from one region of the Coccinella septempunctata chromosome 7, icCocSept1.1, whole genome shotgun sequence genome:
- the LOC123316781 gene encoding dual specificity mitogen-activated protein kinase kinase 4-like isoform X4, which translates to MADSQAHQSNQNPDFLGRRLVRMDLNLPLSSQHQHNNFQFRPLPTTLGSTSSDHGLTATSIRPKMSLPSIPKTAIDPMHDKTRETRFKICQNMHSTGKLTFDGVTYDFTSEDLQDMGEIGRGGFGTVNKMIHRKSGIVIAVKRIRSTVDEKEQKQLLMDLDVVMKSNECKYIVQFYGALFKEGDCWICMELMDTSLDKFYKFIYEKLKKRIPEAILGKIALATVKALNYLKEELKIIHRDVKPSNILLDKGGNIKLCDFGISGQLVDSIARTKDAGCRPYMAPERIDPQVGSKGYDVRSDVWSLGITLMEVATGRFPYPRWNSVFDQLHQVVNGEAPRLTNNSNHNTFTAEFVNFVNTCLIKDEHLRPKYNKLLQDPFILRSQKEVVDVAAYVSEIMDEMANNGISAFTTNQQF; encoded by the exons ATGGCAGATTCACAAGCCCATCAGTCAAACCAGAATCCAG ATTTTCTAGGAAGGAGACTTGTAAGAATGGATTTGAATCTGCCTCTTTCATCTCAACATCAACATAACAATTTCCAATTTCGTCCATTGCCAACAACATTAGGCTCCACTTCCTCAGACCATGGGTTAACAGCTACTTCGATTAGACCAAAGATGAGCCTACCATCAATACCAAAAACTGCAATTGACCCTATGCACGATAAAACAAG AGAAACCAGATTTAAGATATGCCAAAATATGCATTCCACTGGAAAACTCACTTTCGATGGAGTTACCTATGATTTTACTTCGGAAGATCTACAGGATATGGGTGAAATAGGAAGAGGTGGTTTTGGAACTGTCAACAAAATGATTCATAGGAAATCAGGAATTGTGATTGCGGTGAAAAGAATCAGATCGACAGTGGACGAGAAAGAACAGAAGCAATTGCTTATGGATCTTGATGTCGTTATGAAGAGCAATGAATGTAAATATATAGTACAATTTTATGGAGCCTTATTCAAAGAG GGTGATTGCTGGATTTGTATGGAACTAATGGATACTTCTTTAGACAAATTTTACAAATTTATctatgagaaattgaaaaaacggatACCCGAAGCTATACTTGGAAAAATAGCCTTGGCGACGGTCAAAGCTCTAAATTATCTCAAGGAGGAGTTGAAGATAATCCACAGGGATGTGAAACCTAGCAATATTCTGCTTGATAAAGGcggaaatataaaattatgcgaTTTTGGTATCTCTGGCCAACTCGTCGATTCTATCGCAAGGACCAAGGATGCTGGCTGTCGTCCTTATATGGCG CCTGAAAGAATCGATCCGCAAGTGGGCTCAAAAGGCTACGATGTACGCAGCGACGTATGGTCCCTAGGAATCACGTTGATGGAGGTGGCAACCGGCAGATTTCCCTATCCCAGATGGAACAGCGTTTTCGATCAGTTGCACCAGGTGGTCAACGGAGAGGCACCTCGCTTGACCAACAACAGCAACCATAACACCTTCACTGCTGAGTTTGTAAACTTTGTAAATACCTG CTTAATAAAAGACGAACACCTCAGACCAAAATACAATAAACTACTGCAGGATCCTTTCATCCTACGATCGCAGAAAGAAGTGGTAGATGTGGCCGCATACGTTTCTGAGATAATGGACGAGATGGCCAACAACGGTATAAGTGCGTTCACGACAAATCAGCAGTTTTAA
- the LOC123316781 gene encoding dual specificity mitogen-activated protein kinase kinase 4-like isoform X2, which yields MADSQAHQSNQNPDFLGRRLVRMDLNLPLSSQHQHNNFQFRPLPTTLGSTSSDHGLTATSIRPKMSLPSIPKTAIDPMHDKTRYRQKHKTKSKSRETRFKICQNMHSTGKLTFDGVTYDFTSEDLQDMGEIGRGGFGTVNKMIHRKSGIVIAVKRIRSTVDEKEQKQLLMDLDVVMKSNECKYIVQFYGALFKEGDCWICMELMDTSLDKFYKFIYEKLKKRIPEAILGKIALATVKALNYLKEELKIIHRDVKPSNILLDKGGNIKLCDFGISGQLVDSIARTKDAGCRPYMAPERIDPQVGSKGYDVRSDVWSLGITLMEVATGRFPYPRWNSVFDQLHQVVNGEAPRLTNNSNHNTFTAEFVNFVNTCLIKDEHLRPKYNKLLQDPFILRSQKEVVDVAAYVSEIMDEMANNGISAFTTNQQF from the exons ATGGCAGATTCACAAGCCCATCAGTCAAACCAGAATCCAG ATTTTCTAGGAAGGAGACTTGTAAGAATGGATTTGAATCTGCCTCTTTCATCTCAACATCAACATAACAATTTCCAATTTCGTCCATTGCCAACAACATTAGGCTCCACTTCCTCAGACCATGGGTTAACAGCTACTTCGATTAGACCAAAGATGAGCCTACCATCAATACCAAAAACTGCAATTGACCCTATGCACGATAAAACAAG ATATCGACAAAAGCATAAGACAAAGTCAAAGTCAAG AGAAACCAGATTTAAGATATGCCAAAATATGCATTCCACTGGAAAACTCACTTTCGATGGAGTTACCTATGATTTTACTTCGGAAGATCTACAGGATATGGGTGAAATAGGAAGAGGTGGTTTTGGAACTGTCAACAAAATGATTCATAGGAAATCAGGAATTGTGATTGCGGTGAAAAGAATCAGATCGACAGTGGACGAGAAAGAACAGAAGCAATTGCTTATGGATCTTGATGTCGTTATGAAGAGCAATGAATGTAAATATATAGTACAATTTTATGGAGCCTTATTCAAAGAG GGTGATTGCTGGATTTGTATGGAACTAATGGATACTTCTTTAGACAAATTTTACAAATTTATctatgagaaattgaaaaaacggatACCCGAAGCTATACTTGGAAAAATAGCCTTGGCGACGGTCAAAGCTCTAAATTATCTCAAGGAGGAGTTGAAGATAATCCACAGGGATGTGAAACCTAGCAATATTCTGCTTGATAAAGGcggaaatataaaattatgcgaTTTTGGTATCTCTGGCCAACTCGTCGATTCTATCGCAAGGACCAAGGATGCTGGCTGTCGTCCTTATATGGCG CCTGAAAGAATCGATCCGCAAGTGGGCTCAAAAGGCTACGATGTACGCAGCGACGTATGGTCCCTAGGAATCACGTTGATGGAGGTGGCAACCGGCAGATTTCCCTATCCCAGATGGAACAGCGTTTTCGATCAGTTGCACCAGGTGGTCAACGGAGAGGCACCTCGCTTGACCAACAACAGCAACCATAACACCTTCACTGCTGAGTTTGTAAACTTTGTAAATACCTG CTTAATAAAAGACGAACACCTCAGACCAAAATACAATAAACTACTGCAGGATCCTTTCATCCTACGATCGCAGAAAGAAGTGGTAGATGTGGCCGCATACGTTTCTGAGATAATGGACGAGATGGCCAACAACGGTATAAGTGCGTTCACGACAAATCAGCAGTTTTAA
- the LOC123316782 gene encoding 28S ribosomal protein S7, mitochondrial codes for MIMAVFQNIFKQTKLLGSRASSICSSIIPHNGMSQYPSYYVPPIYKKELQNALIKDGEIQKLTHIPIKAALIDQTCSATHDAEVNLMINYLMKDGKKVLARSLMDKCFEHIKKIQLAKYNRCETEEGKSAIELNPKVIFHEAVENCKPIMCLTPIKRGGVRYQVPVPISAKRAQFFSMKWLIAASKEKESTVRFSYQMALELIDAANNTGKVIRKKQDLHRQCEANRAYAHYRWG; via the exons ATGATAATGGctgtatttcaaaatatatttaaacAAACTAAATTGCTTGGAAGTAGAGCGTCTTCAATTTG TTCTTCAATAATACCTCATAATGGAATGTCTCAATACCCCAGTTATTATGTCCCCCCAATTTACAAGAAGGAACTCCAAAATGCTTTGATTAAAGATGGAGAAATCCAAAAACTAACACATATTCCGATCAAAGCAGCACTTATAGACCAAACATGTTCAGCAACACACGATGCAGAAGTGAA CTTGATGATCAACTATTTAATGAAAGACGGAAAGAAAGTTTTAGCTCGTAGTTTAATGGATAAGTGTTTTGAacatattaaaaaaattcaactcgCCAAATACAACCGATGTGAGACAGAAGAAGGAAAATCGGCAATAGAATTGAATCCAAAAGTAATTTTCCATGAGGCAGTAGAGAATTGTAAACCTATTATGTGTTTGACACCCATTAAGAGAGGAGGTGTTAGATATCAG GTCCCTGTTCCTATCTCTGCAAAGAGAGCACAATTCTTTTCGATGAAATGGTTGATTGCTGCATCTAAAGAAAAAGAATCCACTGTGAGATTCAGTTATCAAATGGCCCTGGAATTGATAGATGCTGCTAATAATACTGGAAAGGTTATAAGGAAGAAACAAGACTTGCATAGGCAGTGTGAGGCAAATAGAGCTTATGCCCATTATAGGTGGGGTTGA
- the LOC123316783 gene encoding transmembrane protein 186: MQMINLPIVFRKISIRSGILSPSKFQLFCRKCSGGKSNGHNEKSNPAGEGYTTVYKFPWIRHMSVFSRLKIYHAAGVIISVPVSFVLASQGIVDAALPLATTYIGLGTGAFLGSLSVVTNRYIGFIYFNGTKETVKVAYVDFWGKRREQEIPLRDIMPFSEASVNYIGQYFYKPLQRYSGGKTLKVNLNYGTVIDQEKFQKIFPI; this comes from the exons ATGCAGATGATTAACCTACCCATTGTGttcaggaaaatttccatacGCTCAGGAATACTATCGCCCTCAAAATTTCAACTCTTCTGCAGAAAATGTAGTGGTGGAAAAtcaaatggtcataatgaaaaatcaaaCCCTGCAGGGGAGGGTTACACTACAGTATACAAATTTCCGTGGATAAGACATATGTCAGTGTTTAGCAGACTAAAAATATATCATGCCGCTGGGGTAATAATAAGTGTACCTGTTTCCTTCGTTTTAGCATCGCAAGGCATTGTTGATGCTGCATTACCTCTAGCAACTACATATATAG GTCTGGGTACAGGCGCATTTCTGGGTAGTTTGAGTGTCGTGACAAACAGGTATATAGGTTTTATTTACTTTAATGGTACGAAGGAGACTGTGAAAGTGGCTTATGTGGATTTCTGGGGGAAGAGAAGAGAACAAGAAATTCCACTTCGTGATATTATGCCATTTTCTGAAGCATCTGTGAATTATATCGGACAATACTTTTATAAACCACTTCAAAGGTACTCTggaggaaaaacattgaaagtgaATTTAAATTATGGAACAGTTATTGATcaagaaaaattccaaaaaatatttCCCATATAA
- the LOC123316781 gene encoding dual specificity mitogen-activated protein kinase kinase 4-like isoform X1: MADSQAHQSNQNPDFLGRRLVRMDLNLPLSSQHQHNNFQFRPLPTTLGSTSSDHGLTATSIRPKMSLPSIPKTAIDPMHDKTRYRQKHKTKSKSSAAPSESIKPRETRFKICQNMHSTGKLTFDGVTYDFTSEDLQDMGEIGRGGFGTVNKMIHRKSGIVIAVKRIRSTVDEKEQKQLLMDLDVVMKSNECKYIVQFYGALFKEGDCWICMELMDTSLDKFYKFIYEKLKKRIPEAILGKIALATVKALNYLKEELKIIHRDVKPSNILLDKGGNIKLCDFGISGQLVDSIARTKDAGCRPYMAPERIDPQVGSKGYDVRSDVWSLGITLMEVATGRFPYPRWNSVFDQLHQVVNGEAPRLTNNSNHNTFTAEFVNFVNTCLIKDEHLRPKYNKLLQDPFILRSQKEVVDVAAYVSEIMDEMANNGISAFTTNQQF, from the exons ATGGCAGATTCACAAGCCCATCAGTCAAACCAGAATCCAG ATTTTCTAGGAAGGAGACTTGTAAGAATGGATTTGAATCTGCCTCTTTCATCTCAACATCAACATAACAATTTCCAATTTCGTCCATTGCCAACAACATTAGGCTCCACTTCCTCAGACCATGGGTTAACAGCTACTTCGATTAGACCAAAGATGAGCCTACCATCAATACCAAAAACTGCAATTGACCCTATGCACGATAAAACAAG ATATCGACAAAAGCATAAGACAAAGTCAAAGTCAAG TGCTGCTCCTTCTGAAAGTATTAAACCAAG AGAAACCAGATTTAAGATATGCCAAAATATGCATTCCACTGGAAAACTCACTTTCGATGGAGTTACCTATGATTTTACTTCGGAAGATCTACAGGATATGGGTGAAATAGGAAGAGGTGGTTTTGGAACTGTCAACAAAATGATTCATAGGAAATCAGGAATTGTGATTGCGGTGAAAAGAATCAGATCGACAGTGGACGAGAAAGAACAGAAGCAATTGCTTATGGATCTTGATGTCGTTATGAAGAGCAATGAATGTAAATATATAGTACAATTTTATGGAGCCTTATTCAAAGAG GGTGATTGCTGGATTTGTATGGAACTAATGGATACTTCTTTAGACAAATTTTACAAATTTATctatgagaaattgaaaaaacggatACCCGAAGCTATACTTGGAAAAATAGCCTTGGCGACGGTCAAAGCTCTAAATTATCTCAAGGAGGAGTTGAAGATAATCCACAGGGATGTGAAACCTAGCAATATTCTGCTTGATAAAGGcggaaatataaaattatgcgaTTTTGGTATCTCTGGCCAACTCGTCGATTCTATCGCAAGGACCAAGGATGCTGGCTGTCGTCCTTATATGGCG CCTGAAAGAATCGATCCGCAAGTGGGCTCAAAAGGCTACGATGTACGCAGCGACGTATGGTCCCTAGGAATCACGTTGATGGAGGTGGCAACCGGCAGATTTCCCTATCCCAGATGGAACAGCGTTTTCGATCAGTTGCACCAGGTGGTCAACGGAGAGGCACCTCGCTTGACCAACAACAGCAACCATAACACCTTCACTGCTGAGTTTGTAAACTTTGTAAATACCTG CTTAATAAAAGACGAACACCTCAGACCAAAATACAATAAACTACTGCAGGATCCTTTCATCCTACGATCGCAGAAAGAAGTGGTAGATGTGGCCGCATACGTTTCTGAGATAATGGACGAGATGGCCAACAACGGTATAAGTGCGTTCACGACAAATCAGCAGTTTTAA
- the LOC123317940 gene encoding very long-chain specific acyl-CoA dehydrogenase, mitochondrial, giving the protein MLKVGQTILSQSRLQICAQRLLVTSSAHLKAAQAQAVEKAERPAKEVKEDLSFVMNIFRGQIETKQLFPYPNVLNTEQRETLEMLVDPVNKFFEEVNNPAKNDQDEKIEETALKGLWELGAFALQVPQDLGGLGLTNTQYARLVEIVGAHDLGVGITLGAHQSIGFKGILLFGNPEQKKKYLPRVSSGEYAAFCLTEPSSGSDAGSIKTRAVLSPDGKHYILNGSKIWISNGGLAEIMTVFAQTPVNDPKTGKIVDKVTAFIVERSFGGVTNGPPEKKMGIKCSNTAEVYYEDVKVPIENVLGGVGNGFKVAMNILNNGRFGMAAALSGTMKACTKKAVEFATTRKQFGQRIDSFGAIQEKIARMQMLQYVTESMAYMISGNMDTGSQHYHLEAAISKCFASEAAWNVCDEAIQVLGGMGFMKDTGLERVMRDLRIFRIFEGTNDILRLFVALTGIQYAGAHLKELQAAFKNPTANLGLIFGEASKRVVRKVGLASVPKMDHLVHRELAKSANLIAKDIDDFGQAVEMVLIKYGKGIVQEQFILNRLANATFDIYSSAVVLSRASTALQNNSPTAQHEKIIAEAWTLEASERVANYLKAISSGKNLDNFSKMETISKKVCENGGIVQSNPLNI; this is encoded by the coding sequence ATGTTGAAAGTAGGACAAACAATTTTAAGCCAAAGTCGTCTTCAAATATGTGCTCAAAGGCTACTGGTAACTTCTTCAGCCCATCTGAAAGCTGCTCAGGCCCAGGCTGTGGAGAAGGCAGAGCGACCAGCTAAAGAAGTGAAGGAAGACTTGTCTTTTGTTATGAATATATTTAGAGGACAGATTGAAACAAAACAGCTATTTCCTTATCCAAATGTATTGAATACCGAACAAAGGGAAACTCTTGAAATGCTGGTTGATCCAGTTAATAAATTCTTTGAAGAAGTTAACAATCCTGCAAAGAATGACCAAGATGAGAAAATTGAAGAAACAGCGCTCAAGGGTTTGTGGGAACTAGGAGCTTTTGCATTGCAAGTACCTCAAGATTTAGGTGGATTGGGACTAACCAATACACAATATGCAAGACTGGTAGAAATAGTTGGAGCCCACGATCTGGGAGTAGGTATCACCTTAGGTGCTCATCAGTCCATTGGTTTCAAAGGAATTTTACTGTTTGGTAACCCAGAacagaagaaaaaatatttgccTAGGGTCAGTTCTGGTGAATATGCTGCTTTCTGCTTGACTGAACCCTCTTCAGGATCAGACGCTGGTTCCATTAAAACAAGAGCAGTTCTTTCTCCAGATGGTAAACATTACATTCTAAATGGTTCTAAAATTTGGATCAGTAATGGAGGATTGGCCGAAATCATGACTGTATTTGCACAGACCCCTGTGAATGACCCAAAAACTGGGAAAATTGTAGATAAAGTGACTGCATTCATTGTCGAAAGGTCGTTTGGAGGCGTTACAAATGGCCCTCCTGAGAAAAAAATGGGAATTAAATGTTCAAATACTGCTGAGGTTTATTACGAAGACGTAAAGGTGCCAATTGAAAATGTCCTAGGGGGTGTTGGTAATGGTTTCAAAGTTGCtatgaatattttaaataatGGTAGGTTTGGAATGGCGGCAGCTTTATCTGGAACAATGAAAGCTTGTACCAAGAAAGCAGTTGAGTTTGCAACAACAAGAAAACAATTTGGACAAAGAATAGATTCGTTTGGTGCTATCCAAGAGAAAATAGCAAGAATGCAGATGTTGCAATATGTTACCGAATCCATGGCATACATGATTTCCGGAAATATGGACACCGGTTCACAGCATTACCATCTTGAAGCTGCCATATCCAAATGTTTCGCTTCTGAAGCAGCCTGGAACGTATGCGATGAGGCCATTCAAGTATTGGGTGGAATGGGCTTCATGAAAGACACAGGACTTGAGAGAGTTATGAGAGACTTGAGAATCTTCAGAATTTTCGAGGGAACCAACGATATTCTAAGGTTATTCGTTGCTTTGACTGGTATCCAGTACGCAGGTGCTCATCTGAAGGAACTTCAAGCTGCCTTCAAAAACCCAACAGCAAATCTTGGACTAATATTCGGAGAGGCATCCAAGAGGGTTGTTAGGAAAGTAGGTCTTGCGTCTGTGCCAAAAATGGACCATCTCGTGCATAGAGAACTGGCAAAGTCTGCTAATTTGATAGCCAAAGATATTGATGATTTCGGGCAGGCAGTTGAAATGGTACTCATAAAATATGGTAAAGGAATAGTGCAAGAGCAATTTATCTTGAATAGGTTAGCCAACGCAACCTTTGATATCTATAGTAGTGCTGTGGTATTATCTAGAGCAAGCACAGCATTACAAAACAATTCACCAACTGCCCAGCATGAAAAGATAATTGCCGAAGCATGGACTTTGGAGGCTTCAGAAAGAGTGGCTAATTACCTTAAAGCGATCTCTTCTGGCAAAAACTTGGATAATTTCAGTAAAATGGAAACTATCTCAAAGAAAGTATGTGAAAATGGCGGGATTGTACAGAGCAACCCTTTGAACATTTAA
- the LOC123316781 gene encoding dual specificity mitogen-activated protein kinase kinase 4-like isoform X3 encodes MADSQAHQSNQNPDFLGRRLVRMDLNLPLSSQHQHNNFQFRPLPTTLGSTSSDHGLTATSIRPKMSLPSIPKTAIDPMHDKTSAAPSESIKPRETRFKICQNMHSTGKLTFDGVTYDFTSEDLQDMGEIGRGGFGTVNKMIHRKSGIVIAVKRIRSTVDEKEQKQLLMDLDVVMKSNECKYIVQFYGALFKEGDCWICMELMDTSLDKFYKFIYEKLKKRIPEAILGKIALATVKALNYLKEELKIIHRDVKPSNILLDKGGNIKLCDFGISGQLVDSIARTKDAGCRPYMAPERIDPQVGSKGYDVRSDVWSLGITLMEVATGRFPYPRWNSVFDQLHQVVNGEAPRLTNNSNHNTFTAEFVNFVNTCLIKDEHLRPKYNKLLQDPFILRSQKEVVDVAAYVSEIMDEMANNGISAFTTNQQF; translated from the exons ATGGCAGATTCACAAGCCCATCAGTCAAACCAGAATCCAG ATTTTCTAGGAAGGAGACTTGTAAGAATGGATTTGAATCTGCCTCTTTCATCTCAACATCAACATAACAATTTCCAATTTCGTCCATTGCCAACAACATTAGGCTCCACTTCCTCAGACCATGGGTTAACAGCTACTTCGATTAGACCAAAGATGAGCCTACCATCAATACCAAAAACTGCAATTGACCCTATGCACGATAAAACAAG TGCTGCTCCTTCTGAAAGTATTAAACCAAG AGAAACCAGATTTAAGATATGCCAAAATATGCATTCCACTGGAAAACTCACTTTCGATGGAGTTACCTATGATTTTACTTCGGAAGATCTACAGGATATGGGTGAAATAGGAAGAGGTGGTTTTGGAACTGTCAACAAAATGATTCATAGGAAATCAGGAATTGTGATTGCGGTGAAAAGAATCAGATCGACAGTGGACGAGAAAGAACAGAAGCAATTGCTTATGGATCTTGATGTCGTTATGAAGAGCAATGAATGTAAATATATAGTACAATTTTATGGAGCCTTATTCAAAGAG GGTGATTGCTGGATTTGTATGGAACTAATGGATACTTCTTTAGACAAATTTTACAAATTTATctatgagaaattgaaaaaacggatACCCGAAGCTATACTTGGAAAAATAGCCTTGGCGACGGTCAAAGCTCTAAATTATCTCAAGGAGGAGTTGAAGATAATCCACAGGGATGTGAAACCTAGCAATATTCTGCTTGATAAAGGcggaaatataaaattatgcgaTTTTGGTATCTCTGGCCAACTCGTCGATTCTATCGCAAGGACCAAGGATGCTGGCTGTCGTCCTTATATGGCG CCTGAAAGAATCGATCCGCAAGTGGGCTCAAAAGGCTACGATGTACGCAGCGACGTATGGTCCCTAGGAATCACGTTGATGGAGGTGGCAACCGGCAGATTTCCCTATCCCAGATGGAACAGCGTTTTCGATCAGTTGCACCAGGTGGTCAACGGAGAGGCACCTCGCTTGACCAACAACAGCAACCATAACACCTTCACTGCTGAGTTTGTAAACTTTGTAAATACCTG CTTAATAAAAGACGAACACCTCAGACCAAAATACAATAAACTACTGCAGGATCCTTTCATCCTACGATCGCAGAAAGAAGTGGTAGATGTGGCCGCATACGTTTCTGAGATAATGGACGAGATGGCCAACAACGGTATAAGTGCGTTCACGACAAATCAGCAGTTTTAA